The proteins below are encoded in one region of Oncorhynchus nerka isolate Pitt River linkage group LG15, Oner_Uvic_2.0, whole genome shotgun sequence:
- the LOC115143106 gene encoding leucine-rich repeat neuronal protein 1-like — protein MAPSPLLWPPLAWLCVGLLLPLVQGGECPRLCVCEVRPWFTPQSTYREAATVDCNDLRLTHIPSNLSSDTQVLLLQSNSIAHTSGELEALFNLTELDLSQNNFSTMEAVGLDNMNQLTTLHLEENQISQLPDHCLQDLSNLQELYINHNQISTIAPGAFSGLHSLLRLHLNSNRLRVIDNRWFEATPNLEILMIGENPVIGILDMNFKPLGSLRSLVLACMDLTDIPGNALVGLDNLESLSFYDNKLVRVPQLALQKVPNLKFLDLNKNPVHKIHEGDFRNMLRLKELGINNMADLVSIDCYALDNLPELTKLEATNNPKLSYVHRTAFRDVSSLESLMLNNNALNSVYQHTVEALPNLREISLHSNPLRCDCVIQWMSSNRTSVRFMEPLAMLCTSPPELRGQRVREVKLPDSPEQCLPFISQDTFPSHLSLELGMSVSLDCRAIAEPEPEIYWVSPMGSKITVDTVSERYHLSSEGTLRLSHVQVEDSGRYTCIAQNTEGADTRVTTIRVNGTLLDSAEVMKIYVKQTESHSILVSWKINSNVMTSNLKWASATMKIDNPHITYTARVPVDVHEYNLTHLQPATEYEVCLTVSNIHLQTHKSCVNVTTRSVTFTLDVLDQRPSAALLAVMATMLAFLSLATVGVYVARRWKRKNYHHSLKKYMQKTSSIPLNELYPPLINLWEAESEKDKEGGTESKPSPVDTTRSYYMW, from the coding sequence ATGGCTCCAAGCCCCCTCCTCTGGCCCCCGCTGGCATGGCTGTGTGTGGGGCTGCTGTTGCCCCTGGTGCAGGGCGGGGAGTGCCcgcggctgtgtgtgtgtgaggtgcgcCCCTGGTTCACCCCCCAGTCCACCTACAGGGAGGCGGCCACGGTGGACTGTAACGACCTGCGGCTGACACACATCCCCTCCAACCTgtcttctgacacccaggtgctGCTGCTCCAAAGCAACTCCATCGCCCACACCAGCGGGGAGCTAGAGGCCCtgttcaacctgacagagctggaccTGTCCCAGAACAACTTCAGCACAATGGAGGCTGTGGGCCTGGACAACATGAACCAGCTTACCACCCTTCACCTGGAGGAGAACCAGATTAGCCAGCTGCCTGACCACTGCCTGCAGGACCTCAGCAACCTACAGGAGCTCTACATCAACCACAACCAGATCAGCACCATCGCCCCCGGGGCTTTCTCCGGTCTGCATAGCCTGCTGCGCCTCCACCTCAACTCCAACAGGCTCCGGGTTATCGACAACCGCTGGTTCGAGGCAACGCCCAACCTGGAGATCCTGATGATCGGAGAGAACCCTGTCATTGGCATCCTGGACATGAACTTCAAGCCACTGGGGAGCCTGAGGAGCCTGGTCCTGGCCTGCATGGACCTCACCGACATTCCTGGGAATGCTCTGGTGGGCCTGGATAACCTGGAGAGCCTATCCTTCTACGACAACAAGCTGGTCCGGGTGCCCCAGCTGGCCCTGCAGAAAGTGCCCAACCTGAAATTCCTGGACCTGAACAAGAACCCAGTGCACAAGATCCATGAGGGAGACTTCAGGAACATGCTGCGTCTGAAGGAGCTTGGTATCAACAACATGGCTGACCTGGTATCCATCGACTGTTACGCCCTGGACAACCTGCCTGAGCTGACCAAGCTGGAGGCCACTAACAACCCCAAGTTGTCCTACGTGCACCGGACGGCCTTCAGGGACGTGTCCTCCCTGGAGAGCCTGATGCTAAACAACAATGCCCTCAACTCTGTCTACCAGCACACCGTTGAGGCGCTGCCCAACCTCCGCGAGATCAGCCTGCACAGCAACCCACTACGCTGCGACTGTGTCATCCAGTGGATGAGCTCCAACAGGACCAGCGTGCGCTtcatggagcccctggctatgcTGTGTACCTCGCCGCCCGAGCTCCGGGGCCAGCGGGTCAGAGAGGTGAAGCTGCCGGACTCCCCAGAGCAGTGCCTGCCCTTCATCTCCCAGGACACCTTCCCCAGCCACCTGAGCCTTGAGCTGGGCATGAGTGTCAGCCTGGACTGCAGGGCTATTGCTGAGCCCGAGCCAGAGATATACTGGGTGTCTCCTATGGGGAGCAAGATAACAGTGGACACGGTGTCGGAGCGGTACCACCTGAGCAGTGAGGGCACCCTGCGACTGTCCCACGTCCAGGTGGAGGACTCCGGTCGCTACACCTGCATAGCCCAGAACACAGAGGGCGCCGACACACGCGTCACCACCATCCGCGTCAATGGCACCCTGCTGGACAGCGCCGAGGTGATGAAGATCTACGTCAAGCAGACCGAGTCCCACTCCATTCTGGTCTCCTGGAAGATCAACTCCAACGTCATGACCTCCAACCTCAAGTGGGCATCGGCCACCATGAAGATTGACAACCCCCACATCACCTACACTGCACGCGTGCCCGTCGACGTGCATGAGTACAACCTGACCCACCTGCAGCCGGCCACCGAGTACGAGGTGTGCCTCACTGTTTCCAACATTCACCTGCAGACCCACAAGTCGTGCGTCAACGTGACCACGCGCAGCGTCACCTTCACCCTGGACGTGTTGGACCAGAGACCTAGTGCCGCCCTGTTAGCCGTCATGGCCACCATGCTGGCCTTCCTCAGCCTGGCTACTGTGGGGGTGTATGTGGCCCGGCGCTGGAAGAGGAAGAACTACCACCACTCCCTGAAGAAGTACATGCAGAAGACCTCTTCCATCCCCCTCAATGAGCTCTACCCGCCCCTCATCAACCTATGGGAGGCAGAAAGTGAGAAGGACAAGGAGGGCGGTACAGAGAGCAAGCCCTCCCCCGTGGACACCACACGCAGCTACTACATGTGGTGA
- the LOC115143107 gene encoding uncharacterized protein LOC115143107 isoform X2 produces the protein MKRTNPRRKEEIYFSGEHKNITTLKNEAILNTNGYIHNPIPLYPEEPEFHISKVAHVTQTSKIEDILDLNGFRGGDRSLLWWSLAIKHDDIRAAEDRYLENIFPDRTPGQREAQREIGSFLNQFTTSPAFKQASRYGNFRFTLSLSDLLKMYSEQICGGEKPVLKVYETTVYKQEIMYSVLVHSPSVDEFEEYPFLGDGSDDAVCGYRENNVEGEGRGHIVWRAQAMSATQKVGLTINKMDKIVETDGKVYNQWYMWDHVTLALHLPEGLLLNVDRENLIENLTACEADDPFLGDDRMSLLDAETKVQNLNNSETDEQNQSGRLH, from the coding sequence ATGAAGCGTACTAATCCAAGACGTAAAGAAGAGATTTATTTCAGTGGAGAGCATAAGAATATCACCACACTGAAAAATGAGGCGATCCTTAATACAAATGGGTACATTCATAATCCCATTCCACTATACCCAGAAGAACCTGAGTTTCACATATCCAAAGTGGCCCATGTCACCCAAACATCTAAAATCGAGGACATCTTGGATTTAAATGGATTTAGGGGCGGGGATAGGAGTCTCCTGTGGTGGAGCCTAGCCATCAAGCATGATGATATCAGAGCTGCAGAAGACCGTTACCTGGAGAATATCTTCCCAGACAGAACACCAGGGCAGAGAGAGGCACAGCGAGAGATAGGTTCCTTCCTGAATCAGTTCACCACCTCACCTGCCTTTAAGCAGGCATCGCGTTATGGGAACTTCAGGTTCACTCTCAGTCTGTCTGATCTCCTGAAGATGTACAGCGAGCAGATATGTGGTGGAGAAAAGCCTGTCCTGAAAGTGTATGAAACCACTGTCTACAAACAGGAGATAATGTACTCTGTGCTTGTTCACTCTCCAAGTGTGGATGAGTTTGAGGAGTACCCATTTCTTGGTGATGGCAGTGATGATGCTGTCTGTGGTTACAGGGAAAACAAtgtagagggggaaggaagaggaCACATTGTCTGGCGAGCACAAGCCATGTCAGCAACACAAAAAGTTGGGTTAACCATAAACAAGATGGACAAAATAGTAGAAACAGATGGTAAAGTTTACAATCAATGGTACATGTGGGACCATGTGACCCTGGCGCTCCACCTGCCAGAAGGCCTGCTCCTAAATGTTGATAGAGAGAATCTGATCGAAAACCTCACTGCTTGTGAGGCTGATGACCCGTTTCTTGGGGATGATCGCATGTCCCTCTTAGATGCTGAGACAAAAGTTCAGAACTTAAACAACTCTGAAACTGATGAACAAAATCAGTCAGGCAGGTTACATTAA
- the LOC115143107 gene encoding uncharacterized protein LOC115143107 isoform X1, whose amino-acid sequence MVSWEMKRTNPRRKEEIYFSGEHKNITTLKNEAILNTNGYIHNPIPLYPEEPEFHISKVAHVTQTSKIEDILDLNGFRGGDRSLLWWSLAIKHDDIRAAEDRYLENIFPDRTPGQREAQREIGSFLNQFTTSPAFKQASRYGNFRFTLSLSDLLKMYSEQICGGEKPVLKVYETTVYKQEIMYSVLVHSPSVDEFEEYPFLGDGSDDAVCGYRENNVEGEGRGHIVWRAQAMSATQKVGLTINKMDKIVETDGKVYNQWYMWDHVTLALHLPEGLLLNVDRENLIENLTACEADDPFLGDDRMSLLDAETKVQNLNNSETDEQNQSGRLH is encoded by the exons ATGGTATCATG GGAAATGAAGCGTACTAATCCAAGACGTAAAGAAGAGATTTATTTCAGTGGAGAGCATAAGAATATCACCACACTGAAAAATGAGGCGATCCTTAATACAAATGGGTACATTCATAATCCCATTCCACTATACCCAGAAGAACCTGAGTTTCACATATCCAAAGTGGCCCATGTCACCCAAACATCTAAAATCGAGGACATCTTGGATTTAAATGGATTTAGGGGCGGGGATAGGAGTCTCCTGTGGTGGAGCCTAGCCATCAAGCATGATGATATCAGAGCTGCAGAAGACCGTTACCTGGAGAATATCTTCCCAGACAGAACACCAGGGCAGAGAGAGGCACAGCGAGAGATAGGTTCCTTCCTGAATCAGTTCACCACCTCACCTGCCTTTAAGCAGGCATCGCGTTATGGGAACTTCAGGTTCACTCTCAGTCTGTCTGATCTCCTGAAGATGTACAGCGAGCAGATATGTGGTGGAGAAAAGCCTGTCCTGAAAGTGTATGAAACCACTGTCTACAAACAGGAGATAATGTACTCTGTGCTTGTTCACTCTCCAAGTGTGGATGAGTTTGAGGAGTACCCATTTCTTGGTGATGGCAGTGATGATGCTGTCTGTGGTTACAGGGAAAACAAtgtagagggggaaggaagaggaCACATTGTCTGGCGAGCACAAGCCATGTCAGCAACACAAAAAGTTGGGTTAACCATAAACAAGATGGACAAAATAGTAGAAACAGATGGTAAAGTTTACAATCAATGGTACATGTGGGACCATGTGACCCTGGCGCTCCACCTGCCAGAAGGCCTGCTCCTAAATGTTGATAGAGAGAATCTGATCGAAAACCTCACTGCTTGTGAGGCTGATGACCCGTTTCTTGGGGATGATCGCATGTCCCTCTTAGATGCTGAGACAAAAGTTCAGAACTTAAACAACTCTGAAACTGATGAACAAAATCAGTCAGGCAGGTTACATTAA
- the sumf1 gene encoding formylglycine-generating enzyme isoform X1 yields MLFYCAFFLFSLNVKDDVLCVQSKPELSVGAEPETIVPLAAESSSCGCHNLKREAVVDIEKESSIITENPAVKYSKKSNERHTDTQTNGEQTNTRSQMVLIPGGEFLMGTDSPGIPQDGEGPQRRVHLDHFYMDAHEVSNRHFQSFINATGYITEAERFGDSFVFEGVLSEEVKSQISQAVAAAPWWLPVRGADWRHPEGPDSSITDRLDHPVLHVSWQDAVAYCSWAHKRLPTEAEWEYACRGGLQERLYPWGNKLKPKGQHYANLWQGKFPTHNSEEDGYTKTSPVKSFPANGYGLYNMVGNAWEWTSDWWTVHHTTDERHNPAGPPSGTDRVKKGGSYMCHKSYCYRYRCAARSQNTPDSSASNLGFRCVSQEQP; encoded by the exons atgttgttttattgtgcgTTTTTCTTATTTTCCCTGAATGTCAAAGATGATGTGCTGTGTGTTCAAAGCAAGCCAGAACTCTCTGTCGGCGCAGAACCTGAGACGATCGTTCCGCTGGCGGCAGAGAGCTCGAGCTGTGGTTGCCACAACCTGAAGAGAGAAGCAGTTGTGGATATCGAGAAGGAAAGCTCCATAATAACAGAAAACCCTGCTGTCAAATATTCGAAGAAGTCAAATGAAAGGCATACAGACACTCAGACGAATGGAGAACAAACTAATACTCGTAGTCAG ATGGTCCTGATCCCAGGAGGGGAGTTCCTGATGGGTACAGACAGTCCTGGCATCCCCCAGGACGGGGAGGGTCCCCAGAGAAGGGTGCACCTGGACCATTTCTACATGGATGCTCATGAGGTCAGCAACCGCCACTTCCAGAGCTTCATCAATGCCACGGGCTACATCACTGAG gcagagaggtttggagatTCGTTTGTGTTTGAGGGGGTGTTGAGTGAGGAGGTCAAAAGCCAGATATCCCAGGCA GTGGCTGCTGCCCCCTGGTGGTTGCCTGTCAGAGGAGCAGACTGGAGGCACCCTGAGGGCCCCGACTCCAGCATCACAGACAG GCTGGACCACCCTGTGCTGCATGTGTCATGGCAAGACGCTGTGGCCTACTGCTCCTGGGCCCACAAGAGACTacccacagaggctgagtgggagTACGCCTGCAGAGGGGGCCTACAGGAGAG ACTTTACCCGTGGGGGAACAAACTGAAACCTAAAGGACAGCACTACGCCAACCTCTGGCAGGGAAAGTTCCCCACACACAACTCAGAAGAGGACGGGTACACTAAAACCTCACCA GTGAAGTCATTTCCTGCAAATGGCTATGGCCTGTATAACATGGTAGGGAATGCATGGGAGTGGACATCTGACTGGTGGActgtacaccacaccacagatGAACGGCACAACCcg GCAGGTCCACCATCAGGCACAGACCGAGTGAAGAAAGGAGGCTCCTACATGTGCCATAAG TCATACTGTTACAGGTACAGGTGTGCAGCACGGAGTCAGAACACCCCTGACAGCTCTGCCTCTAACCTAGGGTTCCGCTGTGTCTCCCAGGAGCAGCCGTAA
- the sumf1 gene encoding formylglycine-generating enzyme isoform X2: MLFYCAFFLFSLNVKDDVLCVQSKPELSVGAEPETIVPLAAESSSCGCHNLKREAVVDIEKESSIITENPAVKYSKKSNERHTDTQTNGEQTNTRSQMVLIPGGEFLMGTDSPGIPQDGEGPQRRVHLDHFYMDAHEVSNRHFQSFINATGYITEAERFGDSFVFEGVLSEEVKSQISQAVAAAPWWLPVRGADWRHPEGPDSSITDSRLDHPVLHVSWQDAVAYCSWAHKRLPTEAEWEYACRGGLQERLYPWGNKLKPKGQHYANLWQGKFPTHNSEEDGYTKTSPVKSFPANGYGLYNMVGNAWEWTSDWWTVHHTTDERHNPAGPPSGTDRVKKGGSYMCHKSYCYRYRCAARSQNTPDSSASNLGFRCVSQEQP, encoded by the exons atgttgttttattgtgcgTTTTTCTTATTTTCCCTGAATGTCAAAGATGATGTGCTGTGTGTTCAAAGCAAGCCAGAACTCTCTGTCGGCGCAGAACCTGAGACGATCGTTCCGCTGGCGGCAGAGAGCTCGAGCTGTGGTTGCCACAACCTGAAGAGAGAAGCAGTTGTGGATATCGAGAAGGAAAGCTCCATAATAACAGAAAACCCTGCTGTCAAATATTCGAAGAAGTCAAATGAAAGGCATACAGACACTCAGACGAATGGAGAACAAACTAATACTCGTAGTCAG ATGGTCCTGATCCCAGGAGGGGAGTTCCTGATGGGTACAGACAGTCCTGGCATCCCCCAGGACGGGGAGGGTCCCCAGAGAAGGGTGCACCTGGACCATTTCTACATGGATGCTCATGAGGTCAGCAACCGCCACTTCCAGAGCTTCATCAATGCCACGGGCTACATCACTGAG gcagagaggtttggagatTCGTTTGTGTTTGAGGGGGTGTTGAGTGAGGAGGTCAAAAGCCAGATATCCCAGGCA GTGGCTGCTGCCCCCTGGTGGTTGCCTGTCAGAGGAGCAGACTGGAGGCACCCTGAGGGCCCCGACTCCAGCATCACAGACAG CAGGCTGGACCACCCTGTGCTGCATGTGTCATGGCAAGACGCTGTGGCCTACTGCTCCTGGGCCCACAAGAGACTacccacagaggctgagtgggagTACGCCTGCAGAGGGGGCCTACAGGAGAG ACTTTACCCGTGGGGGAACAAACTGAAACCTAAAGGACAGCACTACGCCAACCTCTGGCAGGGAAAGTTCCCCACACACAACTCAGAAGAGGACGGGTACACTAAAACCTCACCA GTGAAGTCATTTCCTGCAAATGGCTATGGCCTGTATAACATGGTAGGGAATGCATGGGAGTGGACATCTGACTGGTGGActgtacaccacaccacagatGAACGGCACAACCcg GCAGGTCCACCATCAGGCACAGACCGAGTGAAGAAAGGAGGCTCCTACATGTGCCATAAG TCATACTGTTACAGGTACAGGTGTGCAGCACGGAGTCAGAACACCCCTGACAGCTCTGCCTCTAACCTAGGGTTCCGCTGTGTCTCCCAGGAGCAGCCGTAA